Proteins co-encoded in one Malus domestica chromosome 09, GDT2T_hap1 genomic window:
- the LOC103421884 gene encoding UPF0481 protein At3g47200-like, whose translation MTNSAGESHANSVGSKIQGRGGGERSEGETSHAGNQTLGGNEENEDERFASQIKRELSEKLPELNPTCIFRVPQKLVRDNENVFVPQMVSIGPYHHGGKKLQGMEQVKHWYLQGLLDCKPTPDTSLVSLVELVKAIRSMEEFLRSCYNEKLDLNSYEFVKMMVVDGCFIIRFLRMDIRFEQPGNDDPVFRVPGVYSAVKKDLLLLENQLPWKVVLCLFNLAAKPGDPSLQNFNINLLWAPASFITSRTTATREIRHYLDQVRDLLVGSLTTDSYQYWTPIPPVTHLEEIGVRFQLAPPERARLDITFDAIDGVMQIPQMIIEVNTESVLRNLIAYEQGAVRHQESHLLSYAMLFNHLIKSTKDLERLVQKRIIYTELSKEDTVRLFNRLCNDTERISFSYPVLAGQVNGYYEERWLRRWLARIKNNYLYNPSSVWSVSNAVIIVLILTATQTVYSVLAYYKQP comes from the coding sequence ATGACAAACTCAGCTGGTGAGAGCCATGCAAACAGTGTTGGCTCCAAAATTCAAGGAAGAGGGGGCGGAGAGAGATCTGAGGGAGAAACAAGCCATGCGGGTAACCAAACTTTGGGCGGAAACGAAGAAAATGAAGACGAAAGATTTGCATCCCAGATCAAAAGAGAGCTTTCGGAGAAACTTCCTGAACTAAATCCTACATGTATATTTAGGGTCCCTCAGAAACTGGTCAGGgacaatgaaaatgtttttgtccCACAGATGGTTTCAATCGGGCCGTATCACCATGGAGGAAAAAAGTTGCAAGGCATGGAACAAGTTAAGCACTGGTATTTGCAAGGCCTCCTCGACTGCAAACCAACTCCAGACACCAGTTTGGTGAGTTTGGTAGAGTTGGTCAAAGCAATTAGAAGCATGGAAGAGTTCCTTCGTAGCTGCTATAACGAAAAGCTTGATCTGAATAGCTATGAGTTCGTGAAAATGATGGTGGTCGATGGTTGCTTTATTATACGATTCCTCCGCATGGATATTAGGTTTGAACAACCTGGCAATGATGATCCTGTTTTCAGAGTGCCAGGGGTGTATTCGGCAGTTAAAAAGGACTTGTTGCTGCTTGAAAACCAGCTTCCGTGGAAAGTTGTCCTCTGTTTATTCAACCTCGCAGCAAAACCAGGAGATCCCTCCCtacaaaattttaatattaactTACTTTGGGCCCCAGCCTCCTTTATTACGTCTCGGACAACGGCGACGAGGGAAATAAggcattatcttgatcaagtaAGAGATTTGCTTGTTGGATCATTAACAACAGACAGTTATCAATATTGGACTCCTATTCCCCCAGTGACACATCTTGAGGAAATTGGAGTCAGATTTCAACTTGCACCCCCTGAGAGAGCTCGGTTGGACATAACCTTCGACGCCATAGATGGAGTGATGCAAATTCCACAAATGATAATTGAAGTCAACACAGAATCTGTCTTGAGAAACCTCATAGCCTACGAACAGGGTGCAGTGAGGCACCAAGAAAGTCACCTTTTGTCTTATGCCATGCTGTTCAACCACCTTATCAAGTCGACCAAAGATTTAGAGAGACTCGTTCAGAAACGTATTATATACACCGAGTTGAGCAAGGAGGACACTGTTCGTTTGTTCAACAGGCTTTGCAATGACACTGAACGCATCTCCTTCTCTTACCCTGTACTCGCTGGACAGGTGAACGGATATTATGAAGAACGTTGGCTAAGGCGTTGGCTTGCAAGGATCAAGAACAATTACCTATACAATCCATCGTCAGTCTGGTCAGTTTCAAATGCGGTCATCATTGTTCTCATTCTTACTGCCACGCAAACCGTATATAGTGTTCTCGCATACTACAAGCAGCCGTAA